The sequence CATGTAGTAGTGGAGATGCTACAGGGAAGCACACGCTGTTGGGCTTGAGAAATGAATGACAGGTGTCCTTGGCTAGAAGTGTGATGCTGAGACCTTGCTTAGGTACCTTAAGAAAGGCTGCTCGCTGAGGGATGGACAGTGGGTTCCTTTGCTCTTATCAGTGTCTGGCTTCCAGGTTAACCTGGGATTGTGATGGCCCTCCATCAGCAAAAGCTACAACCTCAGGGCAGTTGGGATCAAGCCCAGCTAGCTCCCATCGCCCTACACCAAACTGCAGAGAATCTCTTTACCTCTCAGGCCTCTCAGCcattcagaaatgctgcagaattTGTCACTGTCTTTTATTTCCTCAGCAGGTACTGATGTTCAGGAGCAGCACATGTctaacagcagctccatcaccgagttcctcctcctgccattcgcagacacgcgggagctgcagctcctgcacttcgcgctcttcctggccatctacctggctgccctcctgggcaacggcctcatcctcacagccgtagcctgcgaccaccgcctccacacccccatgtacttcttcctcctcaacctcgccctcaTCGAcatgggctgcatctccaccactgtCCCtaaagccatggccaattccctctgggacaccagggccatctcctatgcaggatgtgttgcacaggtctttctgactgtcttcttgttttcagcagagtattctcttctcaccatcatgtcctatgaccgctatgttgccatctgcaagcccctgcactacgggagcctcctgggcagcagagcttgtgcccagatggcagcagctgcctggggcagtggggttctctatgctctgctgcacactgccaatacattttccctgcccctctgccaaggcaatgctgtggaccagttcttctgtgaaatcccccagatcctcaagctctcctgctcacagTCCTTCCTCAGTGAAGTTTGGGTTCTTGTGGGTAATGTTTTCATCGACTTTGGGTGTTTTGTATTCATTGTGCTCTCCTATGTTCAGATCatcagggccgtgctgaggatgccctctgagcagggacggcacaaagccttctccatgtgcctccctcacctggctgtggtctctcTCTTTATCAGCACTGTCATGTTtacctacctgaagcccccctccatctcctccacaTCCCTAGACCTGGTTGTGGCAattctgtactcggtggtgcccccagcagtgaaccccttcatctacagcatgagaaaccaGGAGCTGAAAGTTGCACTGAACAAAGTGATTTCATTGACATTTTTCACTGGTGGTAAACTTCTCATCTGTCTCCACAAATGACTCACAGTATATTCATTGTATATTCAGTACATTCCTGTGtgttgtattattattattattgttattattatattatattatttttgttgttgttgttaagtaCCATTGTGATGTTCCTACACACATTTGGCTTCGTCTCATTTCATCTGAAACATCAAcctgctctctttctctgtAGCCCCTATAAAATATGTGTGCCACTGGGACTGAGCTGACTCTCCCATAGTGTCTGTTTGATATCTCGGCTTCTACAGGCAAATGAGATGTTTGCAGTCTCCTTGGAGGAAATGTGGACCCAGTGGGCAAGGGAAGGTGGGTCTGGAAAAGGATTCATGTCATCCTCAGGCACAAAGgcatggcacaaagctgcaccaggggaggttcagactggacattaggaaaaatttccttaccatgagggtggtcagacaGTAAACACTATCCCCACACCCACAGGGCCCTCAAGCCAGGTGTGTCAGGGCACAGATTCAGCCCAGCTTGTAGCatgaacaaaaaggagaaactgCCCAAGAAAGCTACCACCAGCCCCCGCCCCTCACAGTTCCCAGCACCAGCCTTCCACCACAGTTTGTGGAGGGCCGACTGCTGAAATGTGAGCACCTCCATCCTCCTGCTGGGCTCAGGGCCTGTACCGGGGGAacggccagcccagcctggtcCCTCTccgggcccagagcccagccagccccagggcagggctgtctGTGAACCCCTGTGTGGGacatgctggggct comes from Anser cygnoides isolate HZ-2024a breed goose chromosome 28, Taihu_goose_T2T_genome, whole genome shotgun sequence and encodes:
- the LOC136787211 gene encoding olfactory receptor 14C36-like, coding for MSNSSSITEFLLLPFADTRELQLLHFALFLAIYLAALLGNGLILTAVACDHRLHTPMYFFLLNLALIDMGCISTTVPKAMANSLWDTRAISYAGCVAQVFLTVFLFSAEYSLLTIMSYDRYVAICKPLHYGSLLGSRACAQMAAAAWGSGVLYALLHTANTFSLPLCQGNAVDQFFCEIPQILKLSCSQSFLSEVWVLVGNVFIDFGCFVFIVLSYVQIIRAVLRMPSEQGRHKAFSMCLPHLAVVSLFISTVMFTYLKPPSISSTSLDLVVAILYSVVPPAVNPFIYSMRNQELKVALNKVISLTFFTGGKLLICLHK